GACATCCCctgcacctacacacacacacgcacgaaACACACAAAAGTGTCACAAAAGGTCATACTGTGAGCTTACACGTATAGAACTCTGACGATTCCTGTGCTGTTCATTACAATTTCAATGCCTTTTATCAGatgtttttactttgtctttTAATTCAACTTGTGAAGAAAACAGTGTCTCTtagtcaaaacaataacaatcagGATTGTTGATTTCTTGTTTGgtttccctgtgtgtttgtcctggaAGGGAACAACTTCATGAAATGACAATACACACACTGGCAAACTAGTTGTAACCAAGTATTGTCTTCCTTAGTCTGATGAGTAGGTTTGTCCCGGAAGTTAAAGCAGAGATTGGTAAAGCAGCAACCGAAATTAaaccttgaatagaaatattGATTTCTAAAGATTTAAAAGACACATTTGGAAAGATTTTGAATGATGTAAGTACACCAATCAACAAAATCTACATTATAGTCAAGTcattttttagatattttaatgcagacatGTATTAAATGTGTAATCACACTGTTTTTATAAACTTTTCTAAACTAAAAAGGAACACCTGCTAAATGTGAATTTGACTGTAAGGAAGTAGGcaagtaaagctttatttgcaTAGCACCTTTAAAAAGAGCAATTTACCAAGTGCTTTCACatggacaaataaaaaatacacacacatacagtataaacaaaacaaatctaataATTTATATATCATGGTAAACTGATTTATGGTGCTTGCAAAGGAAGAAAAGCAATGAAATAAAAGGATGAACTGATAATAAAAAAGGCCGTCACACTCCAATGCCATTAAAGCAGCTACTCTATATGATATGATTTAAATTGTGAATGATAAATAATGCTTCAGTGTTGACATGTGAGAGAGCGATGAAATGCTGACAAAGACAGATGCAAAAATGAACATCATGCACATGCAGAGCAGCTCATGAGTTGGGGTCAGCGCAGGAAgtcacagtcattttaaaagtaTAGAGTTTAGAGAGAGACGTGTGGGGCTAACCACAGCatcgacacaaacacaaccacgcTCTCAAATGCAAAGATGAGACTGTACAATGTTGAAAAACACCGtcatggactttttaaaaaatttcTACTTGTTCATTAGAAGGTGGAGCTTAAGTTTAAGCCGTGCGACGGGATCTAAACTTGGGGACATAACGTCTCAAACAATgttgtcttcacacacacacacacacacatgttcgacattcatgacttgaggggacattgcattgacttacattcatttcttggagacttacgctaaccttaaccacaattactactggcctaatcctaatcctaaccctaacctcaacctaaccatgaaacatatcttcaccttaaaatgtagtaatttactttatggggacttgctttttgtccccacaaggaggacaaatccccataatgtgactgtgtaaacaggttttggtccccacaacattagtaatacctggtacacacacacacacacacacacacacacacacacacacacacacacacacacacacacacacacacacacacacacacacacacacacacacacacacacacacacacacacacacacacacacacacacacacacacacacacacacacacacacagccccctCTGATCTGGTAGACTCACTCTTATCTCCACCACAATCACACTTTTGTCATTTAAGACAATCGTGGGAGATGTCGGTCGATATATGTcgtcattttatattaaaaacataatgtgaGAAATGATACGACTACTCCACGTTGAACTGTGAACACCACATACAGTACTTTGAAAAGAGTCAGATTTATATTTACCCACACACAAAACGTGACAGATGAGATACGAGTATTAAGTGTCGTGAAAGATCAAAACAGGATGTATCGTTTGCGTTTGTGCGACACTTACGTAACCGACGTCTGGCCGGTAACAAGTGTATGCTCCCAGAATGCTGTGCAGCACGTCATGATAGGGCCCGCCCTGAAGATGAACAAAGGCGACATGAAGACAAAGGAACAAATGGGCTAAAAATACACCCGACACATCTTTCCCATCAAGTGCTGCTTTGTTCATTTGCTTTGACACAGTAATATCAGAGTAATATCATCCTGATCTTTGCTGTATCCAcagttttcatctgtttttttaacccagaaacaaaagaagaagtcaCTGAACAGAAGTGATGAAAAGTCATGAATTTACAtgtaaaaagtcagaattaaaatcagaattctgactttttttcctcctcatgcTGTTCTATTTTTTGCaggtcacttttcttttttacatgtggccctaatactcttccacaAAAGgaaacagtgagaaaaacaagATGAAATCCAGACCATAATTGAATACTAACAACCTCAAACAGCAACATattgccacctagtgtagtggaggcTGTACAGAAATGTACAGAGTGAAACCCTTTGGTTAAAATCAGCAGCAAGGGACAGGAGGTTGGTTAAATGacaacatcactgacagcagctttaacattTCTAAAACTAAAATCAGCCAAGAAAAGAAGATGACCACTTCTTCTCACTGACCTTCTGGAAGATGCACAGCTGGGGGAAGGTTCTGGAGATGTCCAGCTTGATCAGCTCCAGGCTCGACTCTCTATCTGAAGAACCAGCGTCTGACATTAAGACGTGGCAGCACGTTGGAGAAACACCCAAAAAGAAATGTGCGACCGAGTAAAGGCCCAAAGTGGGAGAAAGAGACCTCTTACCTTCAGTTTCGACCTCTGTGGACGGCGCCGGCGTGTTCCTCCACTTCTCTTTTGCCCGGGCCAGACAGATGTTGTACAGCTCTGCGGGGAGACGTTACAGCACCACAGTTACGATCATTAGAGAAGACGGAGGCTGAAGAGGTTGAGCAGAGAAAGCACTTGAGGTGAAGGACTCGGCGTCTACTTATTCTGCTGCCGTAACACTAAAAGGTGATTTAAGAAAACAGCTGCGCGGCTATTTGTTGTTGCTGAAGTCAACTGAATGTCCCCGGCGTGTGCTGCGACCTGTGGCTGCCCTTCAGTGATGAGACGCTCAGTGGAAATAATGAGCTCCGCACTGGTGTGGCCTTCACGATGCTGTGGAGATGCAACGCAGCATCTACTgagcactttattaggaacacctgtACAATGGCTTATGCTGTTTTCCAGATGTAGAATTTGTACTAAAAGTGGACATAGACTTCTAaaaaagccaccagggggcaatacAGACATTGATTTAGAATGTCTGTAAACATTTTCTCAAGGAGTTAATGGCCTCATCACCAAGTGTTTTTTCATTACCGTAATTATGAGACGGTTTGTGCGATCGGGGAAAAAGTTCCAACTGTTTATGAAAGCTGAGAGGTTGCAAGTCAAAgtaaacatgtggttattacggtaaaaaagacacagacaaaaatCAAATTTGACTTGAAatgtgtgttatactgttcaaatttcaaatttaacacgcaaaaccTGGTgctcgtgtacaactacagtgcttttcttcatttttaattgttaatagactattttaacatggcataaattgtaaataactgccacatattgaaagttattctggaaaaatgggcacaagcacttaactcacaggacattttctggcccttttatagttaaaataagcTTAGGTAATGGGTTAAGGTCTTGCCAAccaatgtatgtgtatatgtatatgtatatgtatacactcCTAAGTCGTAggatatgtgtatatgtatatgtatatgtatgtatgtatatatatatatatatatatatatatatatatatatgtatatgtatgtatgtatatatatatatatatatatatatatatatatatatatatatatatatatatatatatatatatatatatacacatatccTACGACTTAGGAGTTGTACAGAATGTGGCAGCATCCGTGAGCATCTCATTTGGCAGCTATTGACGTGAATGAAGGCCCAGGATTAGCACCTAGCGGTCACAAGAGAACAGCTGACGTGGCATGAAAAATGGAgctgtgtatgagtgtgtgtgtaaagggtGATAATGATTAGAAATATGCTCCATTTGAAAGGCtgagtggtaaaaaaaaaaaacacagtgggcCACCTCAGCAGTTAAGTCTGCAAATAGGCCAGCATATGCTgaagagcgcacacacacacacctcttttttatttaagaatCACTGGGCCACTCTTCCTTCTACCGTTTATCTCATGAAACAAACTGTTAAGTCCTTCCGTTTGTATGTCGTACACATTATGTGCGTACGTTGATCAACGTACAATACTGTGCATGTTtctatgtctgtcaaattctgtgatcgtTGGCATTTGGATGGGAAGGATTTGATGTGTATGTGATGCTCAAGTAGCCAAATCGGTACCCGACAGCCACCAGGTCAACTCTCACATTCGCCGCCATGTACCGTGAGTGATGTTGAGGTCGTTCCCCACAGCCAGGCTCCACACTTTGCCTCGGACACTGGGAGGGATGCCCTGCCACCAGAGGTCTCTCACTCGCCGAGACGTACACCTGCAAGTGCGGGAAGAAATATGTTctcactcagtggaaacaatCTGCCGTTGAAGGAGACGCCAACTCTCCTGttacttgtacttgtacatgTTTACTTCAATACTTTGCGTAGTACTCAGTTTATTTATAACAATTACCAGATTAACACATACAGGGCGGGGCTGTATTGATTCAAGCAGCACTATCATTCATGAGTCAAGCGTTAGTCAATAGagacctgtttttgtttgtaaagcaAGTTCGAATCTTAGTTCAAGGCCTCACGCCCACGGGAGTGGTTATATTTTGATTGCAAAGTGTTTACTATTTTGTATGATCGATCTTAAACCAACATGTTGGAATGAGCACGAGGCTGCTCCACTTGTACAACGCGTTTTGTCGTTTTTAAGAATCTCGTACATTGTTATAATGTCGCGTCACGATGATACGGTGATGCAAAAAATGCCACgtggacatttaaaatgtaaaatagagaTAAAGTTGACAACATTACACAAAATGTACATATGATGTCATGGATGAGATTTAAACTGACTATGTTATATGTTGACAGCATACTGCTTTAATGTGGTGCACAGAATAGCAAAATCCCTCTTTTACAACATGTTATAAGGTTATAGATGTTTGCCAACCTTTTCTGAAGCTACTTGTAGGTTTAATGACTGTATGTTTTTGAGTTTGATCTGTCATATATCTAGCGTAGAGGTAGTTTGGAAACATGGCAAAATAGTACCAATTTCATCCACCAGGTGGTGTTAATGTGACAGCACACGATGAGgtgtttcttcctcttttgtgtTCAAAATGCGAGCGTTTAGACAGTATAAAGGTTtcaagtaaaagaaaatatagTGTCTTCACTCTTGACGAGTGGATGTGCTCACACAGTGCTCCAGTTAGGTAGGATCTCCTGGTTCCAGGTCTGTGCGGCCGAGCCGATGCTTTCCTCAAGCTTACACCGATCCTCCAgctgcttcctcctcttctgaGCCTCCTTCAGCTCTGCAGacaggaggatgaagagaggTGGTCAGATATAAcaacagagggggggggggggcacaaaGAGTGAAGAGGGGAACAGATCTGAGACATTACAAGCTGAAGAGAGACAATAAGGACATTATGATTCTATTTTGTCCCATTTGTGACCTCACCTCTCTTCTTGGCCTGGGCCACCATCTCTTCATActgctgtctgtgtttctgagcCTCCTCAGCTGGCTTGGCAGGCAGATTACTGTAACATATAAACATGCAGAGAAGCAAATTTCACTAATTCTTCTgcaggaacaaaaaaacaacagctttattctgaatataaaacaatgaaaagaaaagtgttcacctggtatttattgtgtttatcaCACAAGGGagtttttgagttttaataTCAGGTCCTGTCCTGCCCACATTTTTATgtattctttactttttttatgcGTTCTAGggcagttttattttatgttttactccGTGTTATTTTTAGTCTGTAAATGATGTCCTCTATAAGCTCTCTGTTGTATCTGTTGTTTATTGTTCTGCAGCTGTTGCAGCATTTTACCCCAAATAACCTGATTCTATACTACAGTAGTTTTATTGTGGTGCATTTACAGGGGCTGTTAGTGTGTGATCTAAAGGTGTTGGATGTTTTCTGCTTCAACATGCTGAATCAGTTTGTATTACACTTAGTTCCAGTgctttttgattattattttttttccctaaagGTGGTGCACGCCAACCATACTAAACTGCAGATAACACAAGTTACCAGTAGAGGGAGACACTTACAAGGGAAAATACAGTATTATGGGGTTATGTGGCAGCTGAGCTCACAGTTTTGCTTATCATGGTGTTAAATTCAACTTCCTAGAAACACAGGAAGTCTGGCTAAATGATAccactggttttttttttttattcaccgtCTATCCCACCAGAAGTGACAGAGCAGCACTGCCGAATGAAAGAGGAGACGTTTTTATGTTCGCAAAATGCATAATCCACAAAAGACAAGGTAATGGAGCCCGTCTGAGGGAGAGACATTAAACTTTCAGCAGCGTGTCTCCGTTACTGTGCGAGACAAACAGTGGACACGGTGAGAAGCTGGTGAAGAGACTCCAGCAGAGGAAAGAGGGAATGATATGAAGGAAGGAGCGATGGAaagatatttgttttgttttctaatgaGTTAACTATACTGGCAGCGaagagagcatgtgtgtgtgtgtgtgtgtttacatacgCAGGCCTGTCCTCCAGTATAAGTGCGGTGGTGGAGAGCGGCTCAAAGTCCAGGTTTTTCCTCACACTTTGCCTGGGAGACGTCGGGTTGCCAGGTCCAGCTCTTCCACTCTTTGTTTCATATTCCTGAgagcacaaaacacaaatacacttttAATAAACAATGTGACAAGGCGACGTACTCGCTGCTGAGGTCAGTGTAATTCGAGCTGTGACTTGCATCGCATTGCAACTTTTACACGCAATCAGAACTGCTATCACGCGGGCCAAACTGGATGCGCGTGCAAGACGTTTGCATTGAATCGGGCACGCAAAGTGTGACATTATTTGACAGATATAGACATTGAGACTGTGGTTTAACTGACTATTCTGAAGAGAATATGTTTTGTGACTCAGACGCACTCACGGCATATCGTGCAGTGTAGACTGTTAAGTGGAAATAACATAGGAGGTGAGAGAATATGAGAAGACGtaaggagagagggggagggagggagtgctTGACAACCTTGTGACAATGTTCTTATGGCACCTGAGCATTTATCAGCTGGTGTCTAATGAGTGTGAGGTTTTCTGCTCCGGCCCTGGGAGCATGACACGGGCCttaagagagaggggggaggtcATGTGACAGTCAACATGTTACAGCAAAGGCTGACTATCAGCTGACTGAGTTcattacaataaagaaaaaatggctgttttttttccccagggggcaggaaaaaaaaaaaataagacaggtattgaaacaaaaacacaaaaataaccgAGCACTTCACTAATTAAAAAGCtgtgaaagtaaaataaacaaagatatTAACATAATTTGCTCTTTCCACTGATGCCTGTTCCCACAGTCTTTGGGCCTATTATACATTTTACTGTGTATTGTaggtagagctgaaacaattactcgatgcatagactattttgataatcgatgaaccGGCTTGAAGCTTTTTGTCAGGactaaaaacaagatttctgattgcttcagcttcttaaatgtgaatatattcatCATGTCTTTGCTCCGTACaacaaaagaaataatttttggtttgtggacaaaacaagacattcgagaacatcatcatttccaggtttgacaaacaccggttaacattttttttaacgttttctgacattttatggaccaaacgattaatagagtaaaaaaataatcgttagttgcagctccaaCTGCAGGTAGCGCTGCTATTTGAGTACCGAGTGAGCGACGTCCTGTgcaatcatttgttttatggcACCTGCCTTAAGACGACAGGCGCTAATTTCAGCATATTTACTGTACACTGattgttgatttgtttattaATATGTGCTGACACATTTAGATATCTCTCTTTaaggttatgtgtgtgtgtgtgtgtgatagttcCTTTGGAGAACACAGTAAGATGCTGCACTGTCTTACAAGTTCATTAGAAGGCTAGTGTAAATGGGGCAAGTGCAACACGATcgctcacacgcacgcacacatgcctCACCgtgtgtccaaaatgtcctccagTGTGCGCCGAGCTAGTTAATAATGCAGGCTGAGGGCCGCAAGCAATCAGCTTAACACTGTGCTGCCATAGGGACGTTCACATTGATCAGCACAGGCCACAATACAGGCAGGAAAATctattcctctgtgtgtgtgtacacgtttctgtctgtgtgtgtgtgtgtgtgtgtgtgtgtcactgttaaTGATGCAGCACATGTTATTTATCCGTCTTTGTGATGCTGTCTGGTCTCCAGCGGCCCCCGAGGGACACACAAAGATAATTGAGTTGCACTGAATTTTTTTGCTTGATGAGGGGAAAAGACATTAAAGTCGAActgaaggaaggaaagaaagtcAGAGGCACAAAAGCCGGCGTATATTACGTGCGACGGCGATGACTTGTATTTAAAACAAGCAACCGACGTAAATTAAGTGCTTTTACAAGAGGATTAAAAACGTCACGAGATAAAAgcaggaagaaaaggaaaacgtAGACCGTGTAGACATCGTCTTTTGCTGCCTGGAAGTAACAAGTTAGggaatggccaccagggggcgactgctGGTTGCAGAAAGATTGCAgattgaatggaagtctatgagccaaattctcacttgatttacaacatcaataaacatttttccaTGTAAATCTGTTCtatttggagggaaaatagacgataaagtatggcacatatgagcggaaaccagtgtgattgacacctGGTGCCttgttgcaggtgatgtctgtgaattTCTGGCTGCAAAACCTCACATGCATGAATATGAATGGCTTCCTAGACGCAAAGCAGTAGTCACCAGTTTCTGGGTTTCAAAGATGTGTGATGGCCACGTTTAAGGACAGGCAGTTCACTCCGTGAAGGAAAAGATGAGACAAGGAAATGTGGAGCTGGATGTTTCAGTGTGCTGATATAAATTGTTTTTTCCAACACTGGAGAATGGAGGTGATTCATAGGTATGAGTGCACCAAGCTGTGGGAGTGCTACACA
This Solea solea chromosome 3, fSolSol10.1, whole genome shotgun sequence DNA region includes the following protein-coding sequences:
- the tbc1d14 gene encoding TBC1 domain family member 14 isoform X4, whose translation is MEYETKSGRAGPGNPTSPRQSVRKNLDFEPLSTTALILEDRPANLPAKPAEEAQKHRQQYEEMVAQAKKRELKEAQKRRKQLEDRCKLEESIGSAAQTWNQEILPNWSTVCTSRRVRDLWWQGIPPSVRGKVWSLAVGNDLNITHELYNICLARAKEKWRNTPAPSTEVETEDAGSSDRESSLELIKLDISRTFPQLCIFQKGGPYHDVLHSILGAYTCYRPDVGYVQGMSFIAAVLILNLDTADAFIAFANLLNKPCQMAFFRVDHSLMLTYFSAFEVFFEENLPKLFAHFKKNNLSPDIYLIDWIFTLYSKSLPLDLACRVWDVFCRDGEEFLFRTGLGLLRLYQDVLTCMDFIHMAQFLTRLPDLIPAEQLFQHIAAVHMNSRNRKWAQVLQTLQKDPERGSPVLKR